The following proteins are encoded in a genomic region of Oncorhynchus kisutch isolate 150728-3 linkage group LG18, Okis_V2, whole genome shotgun sequence:
- the LOC109878817 gene encoding extracellular calcium-sensing receptor-like, giving the protein MRLSPAPALDPGLAGSLVLLHLAVVAGGLALLSSASVSASGLESVRCRLQGTPRPPAFSQDGDFVIGGVFSIHNYMHTVEHSYTSLPEPLQCTGSLDSRELRFSRAMVFAVDEINNSSDLLPGVTLGYQVHDSCTTVPMAVKVAFQLANGLDPMFDTGEQCSGSPTVTAIVGESGSTPTISMLRIIGPFGIPQVSHFSTCACLSDKKQYPTFFRTIPSDQFQAAALAHLIRHFGWTWIGAVRSDSDYGNYGMAAFLQAAQEEGICVEYSEAFSRTSPLSRVQRVADVIRSSTARVVVAFVSSWDMKILLREMERLPSPPRQWIGSESWVTDPDMLHFGLCAGAIGIGIQRSVIPGLRDFLLDLSPQKVSKSPTLTEFWEGAFGCVGVEEKVCDGSEDIQQLQAPYTDTSQLRVTNMVYKAVYAIAHAIHSIVCEERENSTVNCDKNLNVKPTQVLERLRRVNFSRNGYQVSFDANGDPVATYELVNWQRQESGKMELVTVGLYDGSLPPDQRLDIEREITWVKNSTQVPVSVCSESCPPGTRKAVQKGKPVCCYDCIQCAEGEISNNTDSSDCLICPEEYWPNAESDRCVLKPVEFLSFHEVLGIILTACSVGGACLAIATATVFYRHRTSAIVRANNSELSFLLLFSLALCFLCSLTFIGQPSEWSCMLRHTAFGITFVLCISCVLGKTIVVLMAFRATLPASNVMKWFGPPQQRLTVVSFTFVQALICTLWLVLSPPFPIKNLTTYKEKIILECDVGSAIGFWAVLGYIGLLALLCFVLAFLARKLPDNFNEAKFITFSMLIFCAVWITFIPAYVSSPGKLTVAVEIFAIITSSFGLFFLLFVPKCFIILFRPEKNTKKHLMEKTSNDIRY; this is encoded by the exons ATGAGGCTCTCTCCGGCTCCTGCTCTAGATCCAGGTCTTGCTGGTAGTCTGGTTCTACTACATCTAGCTGTGGTGGCTGGTGGGCTTGCCTTGCTCtcatctgcctctgtctctgcctctgggCTGGAGTCTGTCAGATGCAGGCTCCAAGGCACCCCTCGTCCTCCGGCGTTCTCCCAGGACGGGGACTTTGTCATCGGGGGTGTTTTCTCAATCCACAACTATATGCACACTGTGGAACACAGCTACACCAGCCTGCCTGAGCCCCTGCAGTGCACAGGGAG TTTGGATTCCCGTGAGTTGCGCTTCTCCCGCGCCATGGTCTTCGCAGTTGACGAGATAAACAACAGTTCAGACCTTCTACCAGGTGTCACACTCGGTTATCAAGTGCACGACTCGTGCACCACGGTCCCCATGGCCGTGAAAGTGGCCTTCCAGCTGGCTAATGGCCTGGACCCAATGTTTGATACCGGAGAACAGTGCTCGGGGTCGCCTACAGTGACAGCTATCGTTGGCGAGTCTGGCTCCACGCCAACCATCAGCATGTTGCGCATCATTGGCCCTTTCGGCATTCCTCAG GTGAGCCACTTTTCCACCTGTGCGTGTCTGAGTGATAAGAAACAGTATCCAACCTTCTTCAGAACCATCCCCAGTGATCAGTTCCAGGCTGCTGCTCTGGCCCACCTCATCAGGCACTTCGGCTGGACCTGGATTGGGGCGGTCCGTTCCGATTCTGACTACGGTAATTACGGGATGGCTGCTTTCCTACAGGCAGCACAAGAGGAGGGCATCTGTGTGGAGTATTCTGAAGCCTTCTCCCGTACCAGCCCACTCAGTAGAGTGCAACGGGTGGCCGACGTGATCCGGAG CTCCACAGCCCGGGTGGTGGTTGCATTCGTATCCTCTTGGGACATGAAAATCCTGCTGAGGGAAATGGAACGCCTGCCCTCTCCGCCCCGCCAGTGGATCGGGAGCGAGTCCTGGGTCACTGACCCAGACATGCTGCACTTCGGACTGTGTGCCGGGGCCATCGGAATTGGCATCCAACGCTCTGTCATCCCCGGCCTCAGGGACTTCCTCCTGGACCTCTCCCCACAGAAGGTGTCCAAGTCTCCCACACTCACTGAGTTCTGGGAGGGAGCCTTTGGCT GTGTTGGGGTTGAAGAGAAGGTGTGTGATGGCAGTGAGGATATACAGCAGCTACAGGCCCCCTACACAGATACATCACAGCTGCGTGTCACTAACATGGTGTATAAAGCTGTTTATGCCATAGCACACGCCATCCACAGCATCGTTTGTGAAGAGAGAGAAAACTCCACTGTGAACTGTGACAAAAACCTTAATGTGAAGCCAACACAG GTCCTGGAGAGATTGAGGAGGGTGAATTTCTCTCGTAACGGGTACCAGGTGTCTTTCGATGCCAACGGGGACCCAGTGGCCACCTATGAGTTGGTCAACTGGCAGAGACAGGAGAGTGGGAAGATGGAGTTGGTGACAGTGGGGCTCTATGATGGGTCCCTGCCTCCTGACCAGAGGCTTGACATCGAGAGGGAAATCACCTGGGTAAAGAACAGTACACAAGTACCTGTGTCAGTGTGCAGTGAGAGCTGTCCCCCAGGCACTCGTAAGGCTGTACAGAAAGGAAAGCCTGTATGCTGTTATGACTGTATCCAATGTGCAGAGGGAGAGATCAGCAATAACACAG ATTCTTCAGACTGTCTGATCTGTCCCGAGGAGTACTGGCCCAACGCTGAGAGTGACCGCTGTGTCCTTAAGCCTGTGGAGTTCCTGTCCTTCCACGAGGTCCTTGGAATCATCCTGACCGCCTGCTCTGTGGGCGGGGCTTGTCTGGCCATCGCAACGGCAACTGTCTTCTACCGCCATCGAACTTCGGCCATCGTCAGGGCCAACAACTCTGAGCTGAGCTTCCTGCTGCTCTTCTCCTTGGCTCTGTGTTTTCTGTGTTCTCTCACTTTCATTGGCCAGCCCTCTGAATGGTCCTGTATGCTGCGTCACACAGCGTTTGGGATCACCTTCGTCCTCTGCATCTCTTGTGTTCTGGGGAAAACAATAGTGGTGTTGATGGCCTTCAGGGCTACGCTTCCAGCCAGTAATGTCATGAAATGGTTTGgtcctccacagcagagattgacaGTAGTGTCCTTCACGTTTGTCCAGGCTTTGATATGCACTCTGTGGTTGGTCCTGTCCCCTCCCTTCCCCATTAAAAACCTCACTACCTACAAGGAAAAGATCATTCTAGAGTGTGATGTGGGTTCAGCTATTGGTTTCTGGGCTGTGTTGGGCTATATAGGACTCCTGGCTCTCCTGTGCTTTGTGCTGGCGTTTCTGGCTCGGAAGCTGCCTGATAACTTCAATGAGGCCAAATTCATCACCTTCAGCATGCTCATATTCTGTGCAGTCTGGATCACCTTTATCCCAGCTTATGTCAGCTCTCCTGGGAAGttaactgtagctgtggagatCTTTGCCATCATCACCTCTAGCTTTGGGTTGTTCTTTCTATTATTTGTTCCTAAATGCTTTATTATTCTGTTCAGGCCGGAGAAGAACACCAAGAAACACCTCATGGAGAAGACATCCAATGATATACGTTATTAA
- the LOC116354738 gene encoding extracellular calcium-sensing receptor-like yields the protein MRLSPAPALDPSLAGSLGLLHLAVVAGGLALLSSASASASGLESVRCKLQGTPRPPAFSQDGDFVIGGVFSIHSYMHTVDHSYTSLPEPLQCTGSLNSRELRFSRAMVFAVDEINNSSDLLPGVTLGYQVHDSCNTVPMAMNVAFHLANGLDPMFDTGEQCSGSPTVTAIVGESASSPTISMLRIIGPFGIPQVSHFSTCACLSDKKQYPTFFRTIPSDQFQAAALAHLIRHFGWTWIGAVRSDSDYGNYGMAAFLQAAQEEGICVEYSEAFSRTNPLSRVQRVADVIRSSTASVVVAFVSYRDMKILLREIDSLPSPPRQWIGTESWVTDPDMLRFGLCAGAIGFGIQRSVIPGLRNFLLDLSPQKVSNSPLLTEFWEGAFGCRLGIGTSSTDIGVEEKVCDGSEDIQQLQTPYTDTSQLRVTNMVYKAVYAIAHAIHSIVCEERENSTVNCDKNLNVKPTQVLERLRRVNFSRNGYQVSFDANGDPVATYELVNWQIQESGKMEFVTVGLYDGSLPPDQRLDIEREITWLKNSTQVPVSVCSESCPPGTRKAVQTGKPVCCYDCIQCAEGQISNKSDSSDCLICPEEYWPNAERDLCILKPVEFLSFHEVLGIILTACSVGGALLAIATAAVFYRHRHSAIVRANNSELSFLLLFSLALCFLCSLTFIGRPSEWSCMLRHTAFGITFVLCISCVLGKTIVVLMAFRATLPASNVMKWFGPPQQRLTVVSFTFVQAMICTLWLVLSPPFPVKNITTYKEKIILECDVGSAIGFWAVLGYIGLLSLLCFVLAFLARKLPDNFNEAKFITFSMLIFCAVWITFIPAYVSSPGKFTVAVEIFAIITSSFGLFFLLFVPKCFIILFRPEKNTKKHLMEKTSNDIRY from the exons ATGAGGCTCTCTCCGGCTCCTGCTCTAGATCCAAGTCTGGCTGGTAGTCTGGGTCTACTACATCTAGCTGTGGTGGCTGGTGGGCTTGCCTTGCTCTcgtctgcctctgcctctgcctctgggCTGGAGTCTGTCAGATGCAAGCTCCAAGGCACCCCTCGTCCTCCGGCGTTCTCCCAGGACGGGGACTTTGTCATCGGGGGTGTTTTCTCCATCCACAGCTACATGCACACTGTGGATCACAGCTACACCAGCCTGCCTGAGCCCCTGCAGTGCACAGGGAG TTTGAACTCCCGTGAGTTGCGCTTCTCGCGCGCCATGGTCTTCGCAGTTGACGAGATAAACAACAGTTCGGATCTCCTACCGGGTGTCACACTCGGTTATCAAGTGCACGACTCGTGCAACACGGTCCCCATGGCCATGAATGTGGCCTTCCATCTGGCTAATGGCCTGGACCCAATGTTTGATACCGGAGAACAGTGCTCGGGGTCGCCTACAGTAACAGCTATCGTGGGAGAGTCTGCCTCCTCGCCTACCATCAGCATGTTGCGCATCATCGGCCCTTTTGGAATTCCTCAG GTGAGCCACTTTTCCACCTGTGCGTGTCTGAGTGATAAGAAACAGTATCCAACCTTCTTCAGAACCATCCCCAGTGATCAGTTCCAGGCTGCCGCTCTGGCCCACCTCATCAGGCACTTCGGCTGGACCTGGATTGGGGCGGTCCGTTCCGACTCTGACTACGGTAATTACGGGATGGCGGCTTTCCTACAGGCAGCACAAGAGGAGGGCATCTGTGTGGAGTATTCTGAAGCCTTCTCCCGTACCAACCCACTCAGCAGAGTGCAACGGGTGGCCGATGTGATCCGCAG CTCCACAGCCAGTGTGGTGGTTGCATTTGTATCCTACAGGGACATGAAAATCTTGCTGAGGGAGATTGACAGCCTGCCCTCTCCGCCCCGCCAGTGGATCGGGACTGAGTCCTGGGTCACTGACCCAGATATGCTGCGTTTCGGCCTGTGTGCCGGGGCCATTGGATTTGGCATCCAACGCTCTGTCATCCCCGGCCTCAGGAACTTCCTCCTGGACCTCTCCCCACAGAAGGTGTCCAACTCTCCCCTGCTCACTGAGTTCTGGGAGGGAGCCTTTGGCTGTAGGCTGGGGATAG ggaccTCATCTACAGATATTGGGGTTGAAGAGAAGGTGTGTGATGGCAGTGAGGATATACAGCAGCTACAGACCCCCTACACAGATACATCCCAGCTGCGTGTCACTAACATGGTTTATAAAGCTGTTTATGCCATAGCACACGCCATCCACAGCATCGTTTGTGAAGAGAGAGAAAACTCCACTGTGAACTGTGACAAAAACCTTAATGTGAAGCCAACACAG GTCCTGGAGAGATTGAGGAGGGTGAACTTCTCTCGTAACGGGTACCAGGTGTCTTTCGATGCCAACGGGGACCCAGTGGCCACCTATGAGCTGGTCAACTGGCAGATACAGGAGAGTGGGAAGATGGAGTTTGTGACAGTGGGGCTCTATGATGGGTCTCTGCCTCCTGACCAGAGGCTTGACATCGAGAGGGAAATCACCTGGTTAAAGAACAGTACACAAGTACCTGTGTCAGTGTGCAGTGAGAGCTGTCCCCCAGGCACTCGTAAGGCTGTACAGACAGGAAAGCCTGTATGCTGTTATGACTGTATCCAATGTGCAGAGGGACAGATCAGTAATAAATCAG ATTCTTCAGACTGTCTGATCTGTCCCGAGGAGTACTGGCCCAACGCTGAGAGAGACCTCTGTATCCTTAAACCTGTTGAGTTCCTGTCCTTCCATGAGGTCCTTGGAATCATCCTGACTGCCTGCTCTGTGGGCGGGGCTCTGCTGGCCATCGCCACGGCAGCTGTCTTCTACCGCCACCGACATTCGGCCATCGTCAGGGCCAACAACTCTGAGCTGAGCTTCCTGCTGCTCTTCTCCTTGGCTCTGTGTTTTCTGTGTTCTCTTACTTTCATTGGCCGGCCCTCTGAATGGTCCTGTATGCTGCGCCACACAGCGTTTGGGATCACCTTCGTCCTCTGCATCTCTTGTGTTCTGGGGAAAACAATAGTGGTGTTGATGGCCTTCAGGGCTACGCTTCCAGCCAGTAATGTCATGAAATGGTTTGgtcctccacagcagagattgacTGTAGTGTCCTTCACGTTTGTCCAGGCTATGATATGCACTCTGTGGTTGGTCCTGTCCCCTCCCTTCCCTGTTAAAAACATCACTACCTACAAGGAAAAGATCATTCTAGAGTGTGATGTGGGTTCAGCTATTGGTTTCTGGGCTGTGTTGGGCTATATAGGACTCCTGTCTCTCTTGTGCTTTGTGCTGGCTTTTCTGGCTCGGAAGCTGCCTGATAACTTCAATGAGGCCAAATTCATCACCTTCAGCATGCTCATATTCTGTGCAGTCTGGATCACCTTTATCCCAGCTTATGTCAGCTCTCCTGGGAAGttcactgtagctgtggagatCTTTGCCATCATCACCTCTAGCTTTGGGTTGTTCTTTCTATTATTTGTTCCTAAATGCTTTATTATTCTGTTCAGGCCGGAGAAGAACACCAAGAAACACCTCATGGAGAAGACATCCAATGATATACGTTATTAA
- the LOC109878830 gene encoding extracellular calcium-sensing receptor-like: MRLSPAPALDPSLADSLVILHLAVVAGGLAWLSSASVSASGLESVRCRLQGTPRPPAFSQDGDFVIGGVFSIHYYMHTVDHSYTSLPEPLQCTGSMDSRELRFSRTMVFAVEEINNSSHLLPGVTLGYQVHDSCASVPMAVKVAFQLANGLDPMFDTGEQCSGSGTVTAIVGESGSTPTISMLRITGPFGIPQVSHSSTCACLSDKKQYPTFFRTIPSDQFQAAALAHLIRHFGWTWIGAVRSDSDYGNNGMAAFLQAAQEEGICVEYSEAFYRTNPLSRVQRVAEVIRSSTARVVVAFVASGDMRILLREMERLPSPPRQWIGSESWVTDPDMLRFGLCAGAIGFGIQRSVIPGLRDFLLDLSPQKVSNSHLLTEFWEGAFGCRLRIGTSSTGVGVEEKVCDGSEDIQQLQAPYTDTSQLRVTNMVYKAVYAIAHAIHSIVCEERENSTVNCDKNLNVKPTQVLERLRRVNFSRNGYQVSFDANGDPVATYELVNWQIRESGKMEFVTVGRYDASLPPDQRLDMEREITWVKNSTQVPVSVCSERCPPGTRKAVQKGKPVCCYDCIQCAEGEISNNTDSSDCLICPEEYWPNAERDHCILKPVEFLSFHEVLGIILTACSMGGVCLAIATATVFYRHRTSAIVRANNSELSFLLLFSLALCFLCSLTFIGRPSEWSCMLRHTAFGITFVLCISCVLGKTIVVLMAFRATLPASNVMKWFGPPQQRLTVVSFTFVQAMICTLWLVLSPPFPIKNLTTYKEKIILECDVGSAIGFWAVLGYIGLLSLLCFVLAFLARKLPDNFNEAKFITFSMLIFCAVWITFIPAYVSSPGKFTVAVEIFAIITSSFGLFFLLFVPKCFIILFRPEKNTKKHLMEKTSNDKRY, translated from the exons ATGAGGCTCTCTCCGGCTCCTGCTCTGGATCCAAGTCTGGCTGATAGTCTGGTTATACTACATCTAGCTGTGGTGGCTGGTGGGCTTGCCTGGCTCtcgtctgcctctgtctctgcctctgggCTGGAGTCTGTCAGATGCAGGCTCCAAGGCACCCCTCGTCCTCCGGCGTTCTCCCAGGACGGGGACTTTGTCATCGGGGGTGTTTTCTCCATCCATTACTATATGCACACTGTGGATCACAGCTACACCAGCCTGCCTGAGCCCCTGCAGTGCACAGGGAG TATGGATTCCCGTGAGTTACGCTTCTCGCGTACCATGGTCTTCGCAGTTGAGGAGATAAACAACAGTTCACACCTGCTACCGGGTGTCACGCTTGGTTATCAAGTGCATGACTCCTGCGCCTCGGTCCCTATGGCCGTGAAAGTGGCCTTCCAACTGGCTAACGGCCTGGATCCCATGTTTGATACCGGAGAACAGTGCTCGGGGTCGGGTACAGTGACAGCTATCGTGGGCGAGTCTGGCTCCACACCAACCATCAGCATGTTGCGCATCACCGGCCCTTTCGGCATTCCTCAG GTGAGTCACTCTTCCACCTGTGCGTGTCTGAGTGATAAGAAACAGTATCCAACCTTCTTCAGAACCATCCCCAGTGATCAGTTCCAGGCTGCCGCTCTGGCCCACCTCATCAGGCACTTCGGCTGGACCTGGATTGGGGCGGTCCGTTCCGACTCTGACTACGGTAATAACGGGATGGCGGCTTTCCTACAGGCAGCACAAGAGGAAGGAATCTGTGTGGAGTATTCTGAAGCCTTCTACCGTACCAACCCACTCAGCAGAGTGCAACGGGTGGCCGAAGTAATCCGCAG CTCCACAGCCCGGGTGGTGGTTGCATTCGTAGCCTCTGGGGACATGAGAATCCTGCTGAGGGAGATGGAACGCCTGCCATCTCCGCCCCGCCAGTGGATCGGGAGCGAGTCCTGGGTCACTGACCCAGATATGTTGCGCTTCGGACTGTGTGCCGGGGCCATCGGATTTGGCATCCAACGCTCTGTCATCCCCGGCCTCAGGGACTTCCTCCTGGACCTCTCCCCACAGAAGGTGTCCAACTCTCACCTGCTCACTGAGTTCTGGGAGGGAGCATTTGGCTGTAGGCTGAGGATAg ggaccTCATCTACAGGTGTTGGGGTTGAAGAGAAGGTGTGTGATGGCAGTGAGGATATACAGCAGCTACAGGCCCCCTACACAGATACATCCCAGCTGCGTGTCACTAACATGGTGTATAAAGCTGTTTATGCCATAGCACACGCCATCCACAGCATCGTTTGTGAAGAGAGAGAAAACTCCACTGTGAACTGTGACAAAAACCTTAATGTGAAGCCAACACAG GTCCTGGAGAGATTGAGGAGGGTGAACTTCTCTCGTAACGGGTACCAGGTGTCTTTCGATGCCAACGGGGACCCAGTGGCCACCTATGAGCTTGTCAACTGGCAGATACGGGAGAGTGGGAAGATGGAGTTTGTGACAGTGGGGCGCTATGATGCATCCCTGCCTCCTGACCAGAGGCTTGACATGGAGAGGGAAATCACCTGGGTAAAGAACAGTACGCAAGTACCTGTGTCAGTTTGCAGTGAGAGATGTCCCCCAGGCACTCGTAAGGCTGTACAGAAAGGAAAGCCTGTATGCTGTTATGACTGTATCCAATGTGCAGAGGGAGAGATCAGTAATAACACAG ATTCTTCAGACTGTCTGATCTGTCCAGAAGAGTACTGGCCCAACGCTGAGAGAGACCACTGTATCCTTAAACCTGTGGAGTTCCTGTCCTTCCACGAGGTCCTCGGAATCATCCTGACTGCCTGCTCTATGGGCGGGGTTTGTCTGGCCATCGCCACGGCAACTGTCTTCTACCGCCACCGAACTTCGGCCATCGTCAGGGCCAACAACTCTGAGCTGAGCTTCCTGCTGCTCTTCTCCTTGGCTCTCTGTTTTCTGTGTTCTCTTACTTTCATTGGCCGGCCCTCTGAGTGGTCCTGTATGCTGCGTCACACAGCGTTTGGGATCACCTTCGTCCTCTGCATCTCTTGTGTTCTGGGGAAAACAATAGTGGTGTTGATGGCCTTCAGGGCTACTCTTCCAGCCAGTAATGTCATGAAATGGTTTGgtcctccacagcagagattgacaGTAGTGTCCTTCACGTTTGTCCAGGCTATGATATGCACTCTGTGGTTGGTCCTGTCCCCTCCCTTCCCCATTAAAAACCTCACTACCTACAAGGAAAAGATCATTCTAGAGTGTGATGTGGGTTCAGCTATTGGTTTCTGGGCTGTGTTGGGCTATATAGGACTCCTGTCTCTCTTGTGCTTTGTGCTGGCTTTTCTGGCTCGGAAGCTGCCGGATAACTTCAACGAGGCCAAATTCATCACCTTCAGCATGCTCATATTCTGTGCAGTCTGGATCACCTTTATCCCAGCTTATGTCAGCTCTCCTGGGAAGttcactgtagctgtggagatCTTTGCCATCATCACCTCTAGCTTTGGGTTGTTCTTTCTATTATTTGTTCCTAAATGCTTTATTATTCTGTTCCGGCCGGAGAAGAACACCAAGAAACACCTTATGGAGAAGACATCCAATGATAAACGTTATTAA